The Bacteroidales bacterium genome includes the window TCAATCTTCTTACCGGACAAAATATTGCTATTGTTTCCGATCAGCCCGGGACAACTACAGATCCGGTAAAAAAATCCGTGGAAATTTTTGGTGTAGGACCCGCAATAATTATTGATACAGCCGGTATTGATGATACAGGCAGTTTGGGAAAATTACGAATTGAAAAATCAATGCAGGTTATTCCTACTATTGATATGGCTGTTCTTGTAATTGCAGAAAATACATTCGGAGAGTATGAAGAACAATTAATCCGGGAATTTACAAATTACACTGTTCCTTTTTTAATTATTCACAATAAATCAGACTTGGAATGCATAAACGAACAATTGCATAATAAATTAAAAATCGAACTTAATTTCAATGTAATTGATTTTAATATTTATAATCCCGAAAAAAAAGAAATCTTAATTGATCTGTTAAAAAAAATAATTCCTGAAACTGCCTATACCAAACCGACATTTTTTAAAGGTATTATTAAACCAAAAGATATTGTTTTACTGATAACACCAATTGATTCTGAAGCTCCCGTAGGCAGAATGATTCTTCCCCAAGTAATGGCTTGGCGAGATGTGTTGGATAATGATTGCATATGTATCTCGGTAAAAGAAACAGAACTCAAGGATTTTATGAAAACAGGTATCAAACCGTCTTTGGCAGTTACCGACAGCCAAGTATTTGAATTTGTTGCCAAAATTGTTCCCGAAGATGT containing:
- the hydF gene encoding [FeFe] hydrogenase H-cluster maturation GTPase HydF, with amino-acid sequence MKGKDLKPHIGIFGRRNNGKSSLINLLTGQNIAIVSDQPGTTTDPVKKSVEIFGVGPAIIIDTAGIDDTGSLGKLRIEKSMQVIPTIDMAVLVIAENTFGEYEEQLIREFTNYTVPFLIIHNKSDLECINEQLHNKLKIELNFNVIDFNIYNPEKKEILIDLLKKIIPETAYTKPTFFKGIIKPKDIVLLITPIDSEAPVGRMILPQVMAWRDVLDNDCICISVKETELKDFMKTGIKPSLAVTDSQVFEFVAKIVPEDVPLTSFSIMFAKYRGNFEKYLEGTPFIDKLKNDDKVLILESCTHQISCEDIGRYKIPAWLKKYTGKEIDFEVVSGLSKIPKPADEYAMVIQCGGCVVTRKQLQGRLKPFINKGIPVSNYGLTIAWINGIFERVTEPFKLT